A window of bacterium contains these coding sequences:
- a CDS encoding sulfite exporter TauE/SafE family protein codes for MSEVTRYVIVGLIVLLGNFQQGVTGFGSNVLALPFVILLLGLHRAVPLLVVQAWVLAALMVWESHRHIDWRECGKILLLGAAGQPVGLWLAGTLPEHALRWTLVAFMGSVGAEGLVRESRRATAEVPDAQRVGADAPDAPTAARRPARWFTFLVPVGGIMNGAFGTGGPPIVVYADRAMRDKSVFRATLSMVWLVLDTILVGVFLATGRLDQTQLWLNLLCLPATLVGMWIGTHTHYRMNEHAFRLSVYAVLVMAAGVLAWSLLK; via the coding sequence ATGTCTGAAGTCACCCGCTACGTCATCGTCGGCCTCATCGTCCTGCTTGGCAACTTCCAACAAGGTGTGACGGGGTTCGGCTCCAATGTCCTCGCTCTGCCCTTCGTGATCCTGCTGCTGGGCCTGCACCGCGCGGTGCCGCTGCTGGTGGTGCAGGCGTGGGTGCTGGCGGCGCTGATGGTGTGGGAGTCGCACCGTCACATCGACTGGCGCGAGTGCGGGAAGATACTGCTGTTGGGGGCGGCGGGGCAGCCGGTGGGGCTGTGGCTGGCGGGCACGCTGCCCGAGCACGCCCTGCGCTGGACCCTGGTGGCCTTCATGGGCAGCGTCGGCGCCGAGGGGCTGGTGCGGGAAAGCCGCCGCGCGACCGCGGAGGTCCCGGACGCACAGCGCGTGGGCGCGGACGCCCCGGACGCGCCGACCGCGGCGCGCCGCCCGGCCCGCTGGTTCACCTTCCTGGTCCCCGTGGGCGGCATCATGAACGGGGCCTTCGGCACCGGTGGCCCGCCCATTGTCGTCTATGCCGACCGCGCCATGCGCGACAAGAGCGTCTTCCGCGCCACGCTGTCCATGGTCTGGCTGGTTCTCGACACCATCCTCGTGGGGGTCTTCCTCGCCACGGGCCGCCTCGACCAGACGCAACTGTGGCTCAATCTCCTGTGTCTGCCTGCCACGCTCGTGGGCATGTGGATCGGGACGCACACACACTACCGGATGAACGAGCATGCCTTCCGCCTGTCGGTCTATGCCGTCCTCGTGATGGCCGCCGGAGTCCTGGCCTGGTCTCTGCTCAAGTAG